One part of the Arthrobacter tumbae genome encodes these proteins:
- a CDS encoding phospho-sugar mutase, whose translation MQLSSADLFTAAREWAAQDPDPETRAELEDLLARAQNDDDAGQAAALQQLEDAFSGPLLFGTAGLRAALGSGPNRMNRVVVRSAAAGVAAHALNLAKGGYAPRAVVGFDARRNSRIFAEETAAIFTAAGLETFLMPSELPTPVLAYAVRALECEVGVMVTASHNPPQDNGYKVYLGGRAVEDTARGVQIVAPHDAQIAEQIAAADNIQLTPGWNVLPESIETDYVASVVALADREAYPARDLSIVLTPLHGVGGRTAQNVLASAGFDTVHVVEEQAEPDPAFPTVDFPNPEEPGALDLALAAAAHQDADLVLANDPDADRVAAAAKDPATGEWRMLRGDETGALLGLHLAARLADDARSGAVFANSIVSSRLLGRIAEASGISHAQTLTGFKWISRVPDISYGYEEALGYCVAPELVRDKDGLSAALLLAEFAAACKADGKTLFDILDELALVHGLHASDQLSVRVGSLGLLGAMMNRLREAPPSSFAGSDVVVAEDLAEGVHLPPTDGLLYVTRDDTRVIIRPSGTEPKLKCYLEVIEPVDSAAEVADAKTTARTRLDAVIRDVEEALGL comes from the coding sequence ATGCAGCTATCCTCCGCTGACCTCTTCACCGCCGCCCGCGAATGGGCTGCCCAGGACCCGGATCCGGAAACCCGCGCGGAGCTGGAAGATCTGCTCGCCCGCGCCCAGAACGACGACGACGCCGGCCAGGCCGCTGCCCTGCAGCAGCTTGAGGACGCCTTCAGCGGCCCGCTGCTCTTCGGAACGGCCGGCCTGCGTGCCGCACTGGGCTCCGGCCCCAACCGGATGAACCGCGTCGTCGTCCGCAGTGCCGCGGCCGGAGTCGCCGCCCACGCGCTCAATCTGGCGAAGGGCGGCTACGCGCCGCGCGCCGTCGTCGGCTTTGATGCGCGCCGCAACTCACGTATCTTCGCGGAGGAAACCGCGGCGATCTTCACCGCGGCGGGCCTCGAAACTTTCCTCATGCCTTCGGAACTGCCGACGCCGGTGCTCGCCTACGCGGTCCGTGCACTTGAGTGCGAGGTCGGTGTGATGGTGACGGCGAGTCACAATCCGCCGCAGGACAACGGGTACAAGGTGTACCTCGGCGGCCGTGCGGTGGAGGACACTGCGCGCGGCGTCCAGATTGTCGCACCGCATGATGCGCAGATCGCCGAGCAGATCGCGGCGGCTGACAACATTCAGCTGACGCCGGGGTGGAATGTCCTCCCCGAGAGCATTGAAACCGACTATGTGGCCTCCGTCGTCGCCCTCGCGGACCGTGAGGCGTACCCGGCTCGCGACCTGTCGATCGTGCTCACACCCCTGCACGGGGTCGGCGGCCGTACCGCGCAGAATGTCCTCGCCTCCGCCGGGTTCGACACCGTTCACGTCGTCGAGGAACAGGCCGAACCAGACCCCGCGTTTCCCACAGTCGACTTCCCCAACCCGGAGGAGCCCGGCGCGCTCGACCTGGCGCTGGCGGCCGCCGCTCACCAGGACGCCGACCTGGTCCTGGCCAATGACCCCGACGCCGACCGCGTCGCCGCCGCTGCCAAGGACCCGGCGACGGGCGAATGGCGCATGCTGCGCGGGGATGAAACGGGCGCGCTCCTCGGCCTTCACCTCGCAGCCCGGCTCGCGGACGACGCAAGATCCGGCGCTGTCTTCGCCAATTCGATCGTCTCCTCGCGCCTGCTCGGCAGGATCGCCGAAGCCTCCGGGATCAGTCACGCCCAGACGCTCACCGGGTTCAAGTGGATCTCCCGCGTCCCGGACATCAGCTACGGCTACGAGGAAGCACTGGGTTACTGCGTTGCACCGGAACTGGTGCGGGACAAGGACGGCTTGTCCGCGGCCCTGCTGCTGGCCGAATTTGCCGCAGCCTGCAAAGCCGACGGTAAAACCCTCTTCGACATCCTCGACGAGCTGGCACTCGTCCACGGCCTGCATGCCAGCGACCAACTGTCAGTGCGGGTAGGCAGCCTGGGGCTGCTGGGAGCCATGATGAACCGCCTGCGTGAGGCGCCGCCGTCGTCGTTTGCGGGTTCTGATGTGGTGGTCGCGGAGGACCTGGCCGAAGGCGTCCACCTGCCGCCCACCGACGGACTGCTCTATGTCACCCGGGATGACACGCGCGTGATCATCCGACCCAGCGGCACCGAACCCAAGCTCAAGTGCTACCTCGAGGTCATCGAGCCGGTGGATTCCGCGGCCGAAGTAGCGGACGCGAAAACAACTGCGCGGACCAGGCTCGATGCCGTGATCCGCGATGTTGAGGAAGCGCTCGGGCTGTAG
- a CDS encoding purine-nucleoside phosphorylase: MIDQSSTDPFALARDAADYIAQQTSVASHDIALVLGSGWGEAAELIGETTHTLQATDIPGFAAPAVEGHVGTIRSIVTPAGKRALVLGARTHYYEGRGVRAVVHGVRTAAAAGAKTLVLTNGCGGLQEQWAPGTPVLISDHLNLTAASPLEGATFVDLTDLYSTRLRDLAREVDPTLDEGVYAQFTGPHYETPAEVQYAKRIGADLVGMSTALEAIAARHAGMEVFGMSLVTNLAAGISPIPLSHAEVLEAGQAAGPRISRLLADIIGRL; the protein is encoded by the coding sequence GTGATTGACCAATCCTCGACGGACCCGTTTGCCCTTGCCCGCGACGCTGCGGACTACATCGCACAGCAGACGTCGGTAGCGTCCCATGATATTGCCCTGGTGCTGGGCTCCGGCTGGGGTGAAGCCGCCGAGCTGATCGGCGAAACCACGCACACCCTGCAAGCCACGGACATCCCCGGCTTCGCCGCCCCCGCGGTTGAGGGCCACGTCGGCACCATCCGCTCCATCGTGACCCCGGCCGGCAAGCGCGCACTCGTGCTCGGTGCCCGCACCCACTACTACGAGGGGCGCGGCGTCCGCGCAGTGGTTCACGGGGTCCGCACCGCCGCCGCCGCAGGAGCCAAGACACTGGTCCTCACCAACGGCTGCGGCGGGCTGCAGGAACAGTGGGCGCCCGGCACACCGGTACTCATCAGCGACCACCTCAACCTCACTGCCGCCTCGCCGCTGGAGGGCGCCACGTTCGTGGACCTCACCGACCTCTACTCCACACGCCTCCGCGACCTCGCCCGCGAAGTCGATCCAACCCTGGACGAGGGCGTCTACGCGCAGTTCACCGGCCCGCATTACGAGACCCCCGCGGAAGTCCAGTACGCCAAGCGGATCGGCGCGGACCTCGTCGGCATGTCCACGGCGCTGGAGGCCATCGCCGCCCGCCACGCCGGCATGGAGGTCTTCGGCATGTCCCTGGTCACCAATCTCGCCGCCGGCATCAGCCCCATCCCGCTCAGTCACGCCGAGGTTCTCGAAGCCGGGCAGGCTGCCGGCCCGCGTATCTCCCGGCTCCTCGCCGACATCATCGGCAGGCTCTGA